GCGAGCTCCAGCAGGACGAGCGCGCCGTCGAGCTCGACCACTACGTCGCGGTCCTCCTGCTGGAGGCCACGTCGGACGCCGCCGACCACGAACCGCTGTACGAGGAGTCGTTCATCCTGCTCAAGGCCGAGTCCGAGGAGGAGGCGGCGGAGAAGGCCGCGGAGTTCGGCAAGCAGCAGGAGACCAGCTACGAGGACGAGCACCACCGGACGGTCACCTGGAAGCTCACGGAGGTCGTCGAGGTCAAGCCGCTGGAGGACGCGACCTTCGACGACGGCTCGGAGCTCTACAGCCGCTTCTTCCGCAACCACCAGGCCTACCGCTCCCTCGGGACCCTCACCGGGGACGAGGCGTAGCCCGGCGGCGTCCGCTCGAGAGAGGCGACTGACGGCCGCGGAGGCCGTATGGTGGGCAGACGTGCAGTTCTTGAACGGGCAGCAGCCCACCACCGACCTGACCTACGACGACGTCTTCCTGGCGCCGAGGCGCTCCGGGGTCGAGTCCCGCTTCGACGTGGACCTGGCCACCAGTGACGGGACCGGGACCACCCTGCCGATCGTCGTCGCCAACATGACCGCCGTGGCCGGTCGCCGCATGGCCGAGACCGTCGCCCGGCGCGGCGGGCTCGTCGTGCTCCCGCAGGACGTGGCGCCCGCGGCCGTCGCCGAGATCGTCTCCTGGGTCAAGGCCCGGCACCCGGTGTGGGACACCCCGCTGGTGCTGCACGCCGACGACGCCGTGGCCGACGCGCTCAACCTCCTGCCCAAGCGGGCGCACGGCGCGCTGGTCGTCGTGGACGACGACGACCGCCCCGTCGGCGTGGTCGACGAGGCCGCGTGCACCGGTGTCGACCGGTTCGCGCGGGTCGGGGAGGTCGCCGACCGGCACCCCGTCGTGCTGCCGCTGGAGACCAAGCCGCGCGAGGTGTTCGACCAGCTCGACAAGCAGGCGCGCAGCGTCGCCGTCGCGGTCGACGCCGAGGGCCGGTTGGCGGGCATCATGACCCACCGCGGGGCGCTGCGCGCCGAGATCTACACCCCGGCGCTGGACGCCGAGGGCCGGTTGCGGGTCGCCGCGGCGGTCGGGGTCAACGGTGACGTCGCGGCCAAGGCCTCCGCGCTGCTGGACAGCGGGGTGGACACGCTGGTCGTGGACACCGCGCACGGCCACCAGGAGAAGATGATCGCCGCGCTGCGGGCGGTGCGCTCGGTGTCACCGCAGGTGCCGGTGGTGGCCGGGAACGTGGTGACCGCCGAGGGCGTGCGCGACCTGGTCGAAGCCGGTGCCGACGTGGTCAAGGTCGGCGTCGGGCCGGGCGCGATGTGCACGACGCGGATGATGACCGGCGTCGGCCGGCCGCAGTTCTCCGCCGTCGCCGAGTGCGCGGCCGCGGCCCGCGAGCTCGGCGGGCACGTCTGGGCCGACGGCGGCGTCCGGCACCCGCGCGACGTCGCGCTGGCGCTGGCCGCGGGCGCGGCCGCGGTGATGGTCGGCTCCTGGTTCGCGGGCACCTACGAGTCCCCCGGCGACCTGCAGCGCGACGAGCACGGCCGGGCCTACAAGGAGTCGTTCGGCATGGCGTCCAAGCGCGCGGTGTCCGCCCGCACCCGCACCGACAGCGCCTACGACCAGGCCCGCAAGGCGCTGTTCGAGGAGGGCATCTCCAGCTCGCGGATGCGGCTGGACCCGCAGCGGCCCGGCGTGGAGGACCTGCTGGACCAGATCAGCTCCGGGCTGCGCTCGGCCTGCACCTACACCGGCGCCCGGAACCTGGAGGAGTTCCACGAGCGCGCGGTGGTCGGCATCCAGTCCGCGGCCGGGTTCGCCGAGGGCCGTCCCCTCCCCACCGGCTGGTGAGGCCGGAGGGCGCCGCCCCGGCGGGACGGCGCCCTCCGCCAGGACGTCACGGGGTGAACTCGCCCTCCAGCAGCTCGGTGACCAGGGCCGCGATCGGCGAGCGCTCCGAGCGGGCCAGGGTGACGTGGGCGAACAGCGGGTGCCCCTTGAGCTTCTCGATCACCGCCGCCACGCCGTCGTGCCGCCCCACCCGCAGGTTGTCCCGCTGGGCCACGTCGTGGGTGAGCACCACCCGGGAGTTGGCACCGAGCCGGGACAGCACCGTCAGCAGCACGTTGCGCTCCAGCGACTGCGCCTCGTCGACGATGACGAACGAGTCGTGCAGCGAGCGGCCGCGGATGTGGGTCAGCGGCAGCACCTCCAGCATGCCCCGGTCCATCACCTCGTCCAGGACGTTCTCGCTGGCCACCGCACCGAGGGTGTCGAACACCGCCTGCGCCCACGGCGCCATCTTCTCGTTCTCGGTGCCCGGCAGGTAGCCGAGGTCCTGACCGCCGACGGCGTACACCGGGCGGAACACCACGACCTTGCGGTGCTGCTGCCGCTCCAGCACGGACTCCAGCCCGGCGCACAGCGCGAGCGCGGACTTGCCGGTGCCGGCGCGGCCGCCCAGCGACACGATGCCGACCTCCGGGTCGAGCAGCAGGTCCAGCGCGATCCGCTGCTCCGCGGACCGGCCGTGCAGGCCGAACGCCTCCCGGTCGCCGCGCACCAGCCGGACCTGCTTGTCCGCGGTCACCCGGCCGAGCGCGCTCTGCGACCCGGCCAGCAGCCGCACGCCCGTGTTCGGCGGCAGGTCCCGGGCCTCGTCGAGGTCGGCGATGCCGTCCTTGAACAGCGCGTCCACCGAGTCGCCCGGCACCTCGACGTCGGCCATCCCGGTCCACCCGGAGGACACCACGTCCTGCGCGCGGTACTCCTCGGCGTCCAGGGCCACCGCGGCGGCCTTGACCCGCAGCGGCATGTCCTTGGTGACCAGCGTGACCCGGTGCCCCTCGGCCGCCAGGTTCAGCGAGCAGGCCAGGATGCGGGCGTCGTTGGAGTCGGTGCGGAAGCCGGGCGGCAGCACCTGCGGGTCGGAGTGGTTGAGCTCGACGTGCAGGTGACCGCCCGAGACCCCGACCGGGACCGGCTGGTCCAGCCGTCCGTGCTGGATCCGGAGGTCGTCGAGCGTGCGGAGGGCCTCCCGGGCGAACCAGCCGAGTTCCGGGTGGTGGCGCTTGGCTTCGAGCTCGCTGATCACCACCAACGGGAGCACCACGTCGTGCTCGGCGAAGCGGGACATCGCCCACGGATCGGACAACAGCACCGAGGTGTCCAGGACGTACGTGCGGACGTCGGTGCCACCGGCTTGCACAGTGCTCGCGGAGTTCTCACCCAGGGTTCGGGTGTCCGCTTCTGGCTGGGAACGTCGTGCGGTCACGGCTACTCCCTCGCGGGCGTGGCGTGCACACCCGCTCGTCGGCGGGCCGGGCCTGCCCCCGTCGCGCA
This region of Saccharopolyspora hordei genomic DNA includes:
- a CDS encoding DUF4288 domain-containing protein: MSGNDFDAIGSIPVGPIDPRELQQDERAVELDHYVAVLLLEATSDAADHEPLYEESFILLKAESEEEAAEKAAEFGKQQETSYEDEHHRTVTWKLTEVVEVKPLEDATFDDGSELYSRFFRNHQAYRSLGTLTGDEA
- a CDS encoding GuaB1 family IMP dehydrogenase-related protein, coding for MQFLNGQQPTTDLTYDDVFLAPRRSGVESRFDVDLATSDGTGTTLPIVVANMTAVAGRRMAETVARRGGLVVLPQDVAPAAVAEIVSWVKARHPVWDTPLVLHADDAVADALNLLPKRAHGALVVVDDDDRPVGVVDEAACTGVDRFARVGEVADRHPVVLPLETKPREVFDQLDKQARSVAVAVDAEGRLAGIMTHRGALRAEIYTPALDAEGRLRVAAAVGVNGDVAAKASALLDSGVDTLVVDTAHGHQEKMIAALRAVRSVSPQVPVVAGNVVTAEGVRDLVEAGADVVKVGVGPGAMCTTRMMTGVGRPQFSAVAECAAAARELGGHVWADGGVRHPRDVALALAAGAAAVMVGSWFAGTYESPGDLQRDEHGRAYKESFGMASKRAVSARTRTDSAYDQARKALFEEGISSSRMRLDPQRPGVEDLLDQISSGLRSACTYTGARNLEEFHERAVVGIQSAAGFAEGRPLPTGW
- a CDS encoding PhoH family protein; protein product: MGENSASTVQAGGTDVRTYVLDTSVLLSDPWAMSRFAEHDVVLPLVVISELEAKRHHPELGWFAREALRTLDDLRIQHGRLDQPVPVGVSGGHLHVELNHSDPQVLPPGFRTDSNDARILACSLNLAAEGHRVTLVTKDMPLRVKAAAVALDAEEYRAQDVVSSGWTGMADVEVPGDSVDALFKDGIADLDEARDLPPNTGVRLLAGSQSALGRVTADKQVRLVRGDREAFGLHGRSAEQRIALDLLLDPEVGIVSLGGRAGTGKSALALCAGLESVLERQQHRKVVVFRPVYAVGGQDLGYLPGTENEKMAPWAQAVFDTLGAVASENVLDEVMDRGMLEVLPLTHIRGRSLHDSFVIVDEAQSLERNVLLTVLSRLGANSRVVLTHDVAQRDNLRVGRHDGVAAVIEKLKGHPLFAHVTLARSERSPIAALVTELLEGEFTP